In Capsicum annuum cultivar UCD-10X-F1 chromosome 8, UCD10Xv1.1, whole genome shotgun sequence, the genomic window TGAGTATTGATACAATGGCTGCTCGAAATCCTCCAGAAGGTTATAAAACTTTCCAGCTTCAGCATTTGGATCCTCCTCTAGTTTATCATCAAAACCAGTGTGTGTATCTCCTCCACCTTCAGCATTAGGATATAAATCTCTTAATATTTCTTCTACTTTATCTTCatcttcactctcaaaatcatctgcttcatcctcatcctcatcctcatctTCAAAGTCTGATAGTAGCTCACCTAACTGTTCCCCATGGTGAAACCAAAAGGTATAATTTTCAATTATTCCATGGACTTTCAAATGCATCTCAATCATTTTACGAGTTCCTAATGTTGTATTACAATACATGTAACACGGACACCGTATTTcacattcttcttcttttccatGAAAAGCATAATTCACAAACTTTTTCACCCCATCTAAGTAGATTTTGTCGGTCCGATTATGAAGAGAAAGTTGCATCCATTACTTACTAGGAGCCATAACCTTGGAGAATACATAACAATTAGatcaataaaatataaaggaTAAGACAAATAATTAGAACTATATTACGACCTCAGGTATTTTCAACTTTAAACATAGTATGACCTCCTCCTCAGATTAGAACTAtattatttttgtgaaatttatggACATTATTTGAAACTATCGGCTTACTATCCAAACAagtatataatcatcacaaacCAACAAAATTTAAACATCTCAGATAAAGTCGCTActgcaacaacaataacaacatccCCAGCTCAGGTTGCTACAAATAGTGAAATTTAACATTAAAACAACAAAGACAACACAAAAAATAAACTACCATCTCAAGGAAAAACTCCAACTCAACAAGCCAAAACACTAAATAACAGTGACAAAAATACAAATCGGACTGAAAGACGAGAATAGACTGAGAAAGTAATACttgatgataaaaaaattatttaaataaaaattgaactgaAAGATGAGAAGTATGGATTGAAAGtttgtctttctttatttgttttcttaacTTTATACTAGTTTTTTATTTGGAGGTCTGGGATGACCAATATTCAGAATAATTTCATGTCTGGACAGACATCTCATATATGAAAAGCTAATAATGATATTGGCCTTTTTAGATGATTATGAAAAACAATGATTGTTATATGGAAAGACCTCCCGGTACGCAATCACTACACtgtgatacatttttgttgattgAAGGTTGTAGAGGAAACAAACTATCATCTAACTAAAACCTTTAAACAATGATTGTTACATGAAAAGACCTTCTGGTACGCAACCACCGTACTGTAGATGCCATTTTTTATGATTGAAGGTTGTAAAAAATGTGAAAGTCAGTTTTGTTAAAACCTTTTTCTCATACTGTCAAGTTTTGTCAGTTGACCATAAAGTCATTGGAAGTGGATTGGCTCCTACCAGTGTCCTCCACCCATCTTGGCTATTTTGGATATTCGAATGAAATATTATAAAACGACATGGTAAATTGTTTATAGTAATATGTTCTGGTCAACCTATGCCATTTGATTCAGCAAATGATCCAGCTTACGCCCTACGTTgtgattttgagaaagtgaaGTAAAAATTTCACATTGGCCTTCTGACGTTTACAAAAATCACAGAGCAGCCATCCGGTACCACCACAAGGCTCATACAAGATTCCTGCCTCAACCTTTCAATTGAAAATGGGATAGGTAAAGAGTTTGACAGTTCTAAAAGAGTCCAGATAGAAACACATTACAAGTGGTAGTTTCCTCTCTTACTGAGGCTACTATTTATTTCTAAGTGGTAGTGTTGAGATATAGAGACAAGAGAAAATAAGGGAAACCTGTGCATTCTCTCATGGGATTTTGATTTACTTTTTACTGCAAAATTACTTTACCATGATTTACTAGTTTTAGTGTGGATACAACGTGAATACTTCGTAACGATTCTCTAAATTTCTTTGGTATATCATTAGTATGGAGAATATGCTCAGTACTGTAGTTAGGAAACAGACTTCTATTGGaccatttctttttaaaaataatttgttgaTACTTCAGGAAAATCTTAAAAggaagccttggagtaactagtaaagttgcttCCATGTGACAAAGAGGTCGGTATACAAGTTGTGAAGAAATAGAACATCTACACAATAATATTACTCTCTGAAAATAAATGGCCAGTCAGCTATATTGTTAGAAAACTTATTTTTGCACCAGAATTTAACTAAGAAACAAAAAGGCCTCCACCTATACAAAACCATTTCCTACTCTATGcaactttcatatttttttacttcTAAGTACCCACATAGGAGCCACATTTTATGCTCTacatcttcttttcctttttctgaaTGTCCAACTAAATACCACATCCTAAACTGTAGCTAGGAATGATAACTGTAGCCCAAAAAGGTATAACACCGGCCACACAATCATGTTGTAACCTGGCAATGCAATAATAAGTAGTTCACACAAACaaccacaacaataacatacaCAATATAATCGCACAAACTTGGGCTAGGGAGGTTAGagtgtacgtagaccttacccATACCTTAGAGGTAGAGCAGTTTCCTATAGACCCCTggctaaagaaaaaaaatagctaAGATAtgctatctttcttttcttcaaattttcaactGTAAGGATGATCCCCCTTGCCACAAACTAGGTGAAAGAGTGTATGTTCCTCGGAGCTCTGGGAATCCATACTGATAGATGATAGCAATCTCTGGTATCTCTTCTTAATAACCTGTAGTAGGAGGACTTTACCAAAATATTCCACGGAATCCCTTTTTTCATTCCTTATCCAAATATCTTGGTATGATAATGTAATGTATTTCTATTTGGACCCTTTTAGAAATGTCTAACTCTTTACCTGTCCTATTTTCAATTAAAAGGTTGAGGCAGGAATCTTGTGTGAGCCTTGTGATGGTACCGGATGACTGCTTTGTGATTTTTGTAAAGGTCAGAAGACCAATGTGAAATCTGAGACTAACTACTCTTAGCCTTTTAATCGAAAATAAATCATTATAGGTGGAAATTGAAAAACAAGCAAAATTTTGACATTAATACAACAATTCAGTAGCCTATAAATGGAAAAGAGCAACTCGACCGATTGGAAAGTAAGACATACCTGGAATTCCTCAATTTAGGCTAGAGCTGCGAGAAAAACTATCTCTCGTTGAGAATAGGCAGACCTAATCgctggaaattgaaaaataagaaaaattttgaaattaatatcgCAATTTAGCagcctatgaatgaaaaatagcAACTCGATCGATTGAAAAGTGAGGCATACCTGAAATTTCTCGATTTAGGTTAGAGCTGCGAGAAAAACTATCTCTCGTTGAGATTAGTCAGAGCTGATcagtgaaaattgaaaaataagaaaatttttgatATTAATACAAAAATTCAGTAGCCTATTAATGAAAAACAGCAACATTGATCTATTGGAAAGTGAGGCATACCTTGAAATTCCTCGATTTAGGGTAGAGCTGCGAGAAAAATTCTCTCTCATTGAGATCACGGAGAGCAGATCGATCGACGAAAATTGGAAAAGTGGGAGTGATTACTAGCTCTAGGGTTTAATTAGCGATGAGtttaattttaagaaaaggaatgtttttaaattttttactttcaacGTATAGAGAATTGCCGCGTTAATTTttgataaaagaacaaaaaaaaaattccgcTCATGCCTTCAATTGTATATTATTTGAGACCATATACTAAATTTTTTTGGGATCATATTTAGTATCTTCacaataaagtacataaataaggACCAAAATATAATCTTACCTCAATACCTATACTTTTAGAGACGTAATTATCAGCTCTTCCCAATATGTTGGTCATAAATAAAGCTTTTTCTTGTAGTGTATGTAGTTATTGCTGGTACTgcaaaagttttatattttctttgattcagTTTTTTGTAGTGAAAAGTCAGGGCAATCTGCCAACACAACATTATGTTCTTGGGTTGTACATTTTGTATTTGGTAATAAAGTattgagaaaagacatcttttcccccctgaacttgtcctccaaactcactttagcacttaaacttaacttctatttatttacccccttaaatctttaaagtgtattattttcacCCCTTAAGCTGacgtgaaattttttttttaaaaaaaaggtacgttattttatttaaaaactgATATGGCCccactttttaatatatatatatatatatatattaataattttttttatattaaaatcacctttttcatcttcttaaTACCCTTCAcacccatttcttcatcttcttcatacccccTACCACCAAATCCATCACCTCCACTCCACCCCGCCCCAATTTCTCATCTTTCAACTACCATATCTGTCACCTCCACCCCACCCCTATCGTTTAAGgtgaaaaggagaaaagaagaaaatgataggTGAGGTGGATGAAATTTAATGGTGGGTGGATTTGAGAGGATAAGTTCTGATACCTGTAAAATGTGTTGTTGATGATAAAATGCTGAAttaggattttaatttttttgactttGATGACTTTGAGCTATTAAGAAGATAAAGTGCTGAATTGGGTTTttgattcttgaaattttaatgGCTTTGAGCTATTAAGAAGATGAACAAATTGATACTTTACAGTTTTTTTGTGGATGCAAAATTTGTTGATAAAATGCTGAATTGCATTTTTTATTCTTGAAACTTTGATTGTTTTGAGCTATAAGGGAGATGAAAAATTGGtacttttcagtttttttttggaTGCATGAGTTGCTGATGATAAAATGCTGGAATGGGTATATGATTCTTGTGACTTTGAGCTATTAAGAAGATGAAAATTTGATGACTTTGAGCggttaaaaagatgaagaaataatttttttctaacgCGGGTCAGCTTTGCCTAGTGTTGTGTGATTGCCACCGTTAGTTGTTCTTTGCCTTCAATTGTATGTATGGATTCAATGGTGAATTTGATTTTCTGATTCTTGTGAATTTTATGGCTTTGAATAATCTATTAAACCAGCACGTGAATTATGTTGTTTGATTGACAAATTTAATTGGTTCTTATCTGAATTGGGGTTTCTCTTTTGCTaagtaaacaacaacaatggCTAGTGGTAATATGCTTTAAATTTGAAGAAGACAGAAAATGGAGGAGAGGGGAAAGGTGGGGTGGTTTGATGAAGATAGAAAAAGGGGGTGCTGTGTTGCAgggtagggggtggggtgggtggggtgtgaaaaagaaagaaaatgggggtgggggtgtcttttttatttaatatatatatttatataaataaaatagtaaatacatattttttattttttttaaaatatatatataaaaataatatgtgggggattaattgttttttttatagaaaaatcgaacttcttacgtggcaatgacgtggTATTGATATGGCGTTGATGTGTaagagagtgtaacacactctccgttgtgagattggtattcagttttaaggggtgaaaataatacattttaaagatgttaagaggggtaaataaacgaaagttaagtttaagtgataAAGTGAATTTGGAGgacaagttaaaaaaaaaatgatatattttctCTAAAGTATTTTATTTACCAATAGAAAAGCAGAGGCaccagctatatccttctttaaTAAAAGAGAGTTTTatacaactacaaaatattaaagacttaCGCATCTTTTTCAAGGTACTCCCTCTAGTACATATTAAGAAAATTTATGGAGTAATGCACACCCCttattctaaaacataatttaaactatatttttcattattattctttCGATAATTTCTAAACTATTCTTAAAAGTAGAAATAGTTGTAAATATGACTTTGTAAGTAGTGTAATTTATGACTTAAATGTAATGTTATACTTCCttcgtctcaaattgagatgacacattgattaagaaaaataattaataacatgactagtttaccatagtacccttATTAaagttttcattttaatttgaagaaaaagtaattaatgcaaaggataaaacatgagaaaaaaaagtatctcttcttgattaatgaaaaaagataagtaaaatgagaaatcaaattaaaaaattgggACGAGTAATTTGAGACTGGAGGAGTAGGAGTTAATAAAggcaaaaaaaaaggaaaaaaatctcaacaattttcttgaactttcaacaatttacttattttaacaaagaaattttttttaaaaattcacttaATTAATGTGGACTAAAGGCCGAGGGTATTTATTAAGAGTAGGTTAAAAATCAGTGTTTATATTCTAGAAATGAATAGTTGCTTAAGAGATAtgtcaaaattaaaatatcactTGTTTGGAAATAAAGATAACATGGTACCAACTGATGCACATACTTCGTGATGTGTtggaaattatttaaaaaatcacATTAATATGTCGGCAATAATTTATTGTGCTTTTGGTTGCTTTCTTTCCAAACCTTCACTACAtctcttaaaaataaaaactttacaGAAATCAAGAAACTATACAACTAGCTAGTTTTCTCATATGATGTTTTGCCCGtccttttattccttttttaaacTCGGAGTCAACTAGCTAGTTTTCTCATATGATGCTTTGcctttcctttcctttttttatttaaaattgaaagtagggaaaggaaaaatagaaatcataaaGTAAGGAATTAAACACTACAAATAAAATGAAGTTCAACTATAATCAACCAACCAACTGAGCTAGGAGTTGAGTTGGTTGGGAGGGAATGAGGTTGCGTGAAATTTTAGGTGAAACATGATGTGTACGTAACTACTAACTAAAACTGATCAGTTAAAATCCAAATGATCTAGCTATGGGGATGttgtaaaaaaataaacaatcaatagtttttctttttttttttacaaaataatcaATAGCTAGGGGGGCCGGGCCAGACATAAGAACAGCAGCGTAACAACTATTGTACCGGGGTGGATGGCTCGTGTTTTGATCTGAATTCTAATATTTTCAATGTGaaacataattgatatactaATATTACGACATAGTAAATTTAAATCTATAATTCTGATATAATGATATGGAACATAATTGATATACTAATATTACGACAAATAGTAAATTTAAATCTATAATTCTGATATAATGATGAACTCAATATGAAAAACTTTAAATATTGAATTCATAAAACTTAAATCCTGAATCcgcctttatttatttatacttcAAATTAATTTCTCATGGAATTGcattaggggtgtgcaaaaaacAGTTCAATCGATAAAtcgaattgataaatatattattggtttattggtATCAAGTtatcaagtaaaaaaaaaatttaacggTTTTGTAAAAAAATTTTGGGCTATCGGTTCGGTTTTTGGTTTTAAAGTTTTGGTTAATCGTTAAACCAATAACCTcataagattatattaaaattatgtttttattcGTACTTGTATAATTGTGGCTTTAGATTTTAAATACATACCATATTgtcttttgtattttatagttgttgtcttaattcttatattttttgtaGACTTTCTAGTGAAGGtagtgtaaaataaataaaataagagaaagtaaagaaaaattagaggagaattttcttattggttaaatcgaatCGATAAAGACTAAAATTTGATTAACCGAAAATCGATAACGAATATCTCATTGGTTCGATTATCATATCTataaatcgaaaatcgataaatcaaatcaataatacaCAAAATCAAACTGAACCAACCGATGCGGGCCTGCATTGCATGCATGAGCTTGAGGTTTTTGCGGTGTGAACGTGTCAAAAGAGTTGGTGCAAGAGGGCATGCATTTAATACCCAATGAATAAATAGACACCAAATTAGTTGGGGATTTTTCACCTATACATATCTCACTTCTTGCACCTCCCAAAACATGTCCACAATCAAAAactaggaaaaaaaaaagagggaataTTCTAAGAGGCAATGGAGAGAGTTACTAGGTTTTTTGTTACCGTTTTGATAGTGCTGACTACTGTACTAGGAAAACAAATGTATATTGTTAATGGAGACAGCCCCTATGCTTGTTGGGGTGGATGTTACAATAAATGTATACTAGTGAATATGCGAGCACGTGTACAACAGACGAATCCTTGTTACCTGCGGTGTCTAAGCAAGTGCATTCCTCGTTCTACTTCTGAATACCAGGATTATTGCAGCATTGGTTGTTCCTTGGAGCTCTGTATTCCTACTCGCTATGGTATAATGtcttttttcgtttttttctttttctttttggtttcctATTTGGTGGTCGATATGGCCTGTTTTAAGGCCCAATACTAATTCAGATTTGTGTTGGGAAGTCTCGCTTTAGAGGTAAAACATTCGCCATTATTCCTTGCTAGGACTCGGATGGAGGATCCGTTACTTACCACTCTATCACCATGACGGTTATGATTCAAAATTCTTTTCTTATATAGTCACTCAactaatagttattatctcagaaagtcactttctTTGTTTGAagaaaactagaataaaaaaggTGATTTTCTGAAATAAGTTACTTAATGTTGGACGATCATCTAAGAAATAAACCCTTATAATTCACTTACATTTGCACATACTTGGTTGCGTTAGACTCTCACATTGTCGTTACGAGATCGGGTACAAATTGTCTCGTTATAAAACTTTGGATCATTCTCACATTATGATCTAGCCTTTCTCAAATTGAGTTAAGTTCAATTTCCATTTTCTTGTAGGGGTCTAATTAAGTCGGTCCATCCCTATTCTTTGTGTCCAATGTTGGACCCATTGTTTAATTTCACACCTGAAAATGCATGCAAGGTCTTCAAAGAATCTCACATTGATTGAGGATCGTATGAATTGTTAACGTTTCTCATTAGATGACATTGGGCAATTTTCGCTTCGTGTTCATgcatttttaaagtttaatttagtCCATTTTTCAAATAGTTATAGTCTAAATGGACCATTTTTTAAATGTGAAGAATAATGTTTAATTAGTGAAAAAGAAAGGAACATGTTGGAAATTTATATTGTTTGTGAAATTAGCATTGTTGGCGATCCATGCATTAGGGTAATTATGAACTTATGCGTACAATTTGATTTTGACCATTTGATGgcaatatattttgaaattaaacaTGGTGGAAGAAAATGGAACCCTCTTTTTAATGTCCTTGACTTTCTTTTGTGTTGCATTTTTTGTTCAAAAATCAAGtaatatatacaatacttggaatctaatttatttatttactggTTTGGGCAGATGCGGGTGCAGATCTGGATGCATGCTTCGGCAGTTGTGGAAATATTTGTAGGGCTAATTagtagtaatattttatttccataatgtGTTTTGCCACTAGATAGAATTTCTAGcctcactttttttcttttttggtatgtAATAAATAAATGGTTCTTTATCCTTTGCCGTTCGGTGTGTAACTGAAATATTTGATAGCTGTATTTTTTTTACATCCCTTGTTGTCCTTTTCCTCTTTTTCTATGTTTCAATTCCCACGTCAGTTACTTAATGGAAAAGAGCAACTGATATCGTGAGGAATTTTGTTGGGAAAAAAAGGCTGAATAGTTAATGCATTGTCAACTTAGACAATCTAATTAAGTTTATTTCAATTGAAAATACCAACTCCTAATAAAGAGTTTTAATTAGATATTTCtcattcaaattttgaaaaaatatttgtgcaTGCTTTGATCATTTTATCTGTTAAATGATTTAACTaactacataaaatatatcatctcgtttaattattcaaattcaaataaaaaatgtcTGAACTTTTACAGTTTATTGATGTGAATACATATGATTAAAGGAAATGAAGTATCTATCTGATTAACTTAGTTATCTAATACATCGATGaatgaaaacacaaaaaaaaatcaaaatttaaattagaaGTGTCTTTTGGATTCAACATATTATCACGAATTGATATATTCAATTGAAATATGATTTAATTTGAGTATTTAAATAAAATAGCCACAAATGGATTATGTATTAAGCcacaaaaaattgtaaaaatttataCAT contains:
- the LOC107839086 gene encoding uncharacterized protein LOC107839086, whose amino-acid sequence is MERVTRFFVTVLIVLTTVLGKQMYIVNGDSPYACWGGCYNKCILVNMRARVQQTNPCYLRCLSKCIPRSTSEYQDYCSIGCSLELCIPTRYDAGADLDACFGSCGNICRAN